In the genome of Yarrowia lipolytica chromosome 1B, complete sequence, the window GACGGCGCCctggtccttgagcagcttggcCGCGCGGGTGATTGTGTTGGAAGTATCGAGGAGATCGTCGATCAAAATGGCCACTCTGCCGCtcacatcaccaaccagcATGGTGGTGGCGTTATGCTTGCCGGCAATATGGTCGCCGGAGATTTTGGTAGGGCGTCTCTCCTTGTGGATCAGCGCAAAGTCCATACAGAGTCCGTCGGCAATGGCGGTGGCCCGCTTAGCGCCGCCGGCGTCAGGCGACACAATTACCGCGTCCTGGTAGTTTGGAATCTGGGTGGAAATGTAGtgctgaagaagaggctTGCCATACAGGTTGTCGACGGGGATGTCGAAAAATCCCTGGAACTGGGGGTCGTGCAGGTCCATGGTGATGATATGGTCGGCGCCAGCGCAGGTCAGCAGTGAAGCAATGAGGGTACCGCTCTGGGCAACCCACTGCTTGTATCCGGTATTGTAGTCCTTGAAGAATCCGCTCTGACGGGGCTTGCCGCTGGCGTTGGCCAGGTCGGTGGTCGAGTCGGAGTCCTTGCCGCCGGTTTTGCCGCCGGGAGGCACAATAGCCTTGGTGTAGGGCACATCGGGTTGTCGTGAGTAAGGAAACAGAGGCATAACCGCGgtcaccttcttggcaCTGGCCGTCTTGCAGGCTGAGATCATGATCAGCAGCTCGATGAAATTGTCGTTGACGTGACCGCATCCGCTCTGAACCACATAGACGTCCTTCTCTCGCACACTGTCTCGAATCGTCACGGAGGTCTCGCcgttcttgaacttggccaGGTCGACGTTAGAGGGCTCAATCGCCAAGTTGGCGCAAATTCGCTCCACCAGTTTCGGGTGAGACGAGCCCGAAAAAATGGTGGCAGATCGCATGTTGGAGGCTATGGCGGCAGACAGCTAAACGGCAAATATACTCCTACACAAAGGGTATATTTGTCAGTTTAAAGGGGGGAGAGAATGGGGATGTGGTTGAGGTGAAGTTGGTG includes:
- a CDS encoding uncharacterized protein (Compare to YALI0B00836g, highly similar to uniprot|Q12265 Saccharomyces cerevisiae YOL061w PRS5 ribose-phosphate pyrophosphokinases), producing the protein MRSATIFSGSSHPKLVERICANLAIEPSNVDLAKFKNGETSVTIRDSVREKDVYVVQSGCGHVNDNFIELLIMISACKTASAKKVTAVMPLFPYSRQPDVPYTKAIVPPGGKTGGKDSDSTTDLANASGKPRQSGFFKDYNTGYKQWVAQSGTLIASLLTCAGADHIITMDLHDPQFQGFFDIPVDNLYGKPLLQHYISTQIPNYQDAVIVSPDAGGAKRATAIADGLCMDFALIHKERRPTKISGDHIAGKHNATTMLVGDVSGRVAILIDDLLDTSNTITRAAKLLKDQGAVKVYALITHGVFSGDAVEKIKKSEIDKIVTTNSTPQDQHAVELGEKLDVIDISRVFAEAIRRIHNGESVSMLFDHVS